The window CTGCCTGAATTGCAAGAAACTTGCTCAATTCTTTCAAATTCCTGCTCTGGCCGGCGGCGACTGAAGAAGGAACCCGGCAGGTCGGCTACGCATCGTCGTGCCCTGAAACAGGGATCGCACCGTGGCTCCAATGGCTGCGCCGGCGCGCGAGGATTTCGCTTGGGTGGAGCGAATGGCATGCCATGTGGCGAGGCCTGGGACGTCCGGGGAAGGGAGAGGCGCGGGTGAGCCGGCCACAGTCAGGCACCGGACCGCTGCGAAGCGGAAACAAGGTTGTCATCGGGCTCGACGGCCTGCAGCGCGTCTTTGAATTGCTTCTCGACAGGGGATATCGTCTCGTCGGGCCAACCGTGCGCGACGGTGCCATCATCTACGACGAGATCACACGAGTAGAGGAGCTACCGGCCGGTTGGACCGACGAGCAGGGCCCGGGGACGTACCGGCTGAAAAGACGCCCGGACCGGGCTCTCTTCGGCTACGCGGTCGGCCCCCATTCCTGGAAGAAGTGGCTCTACCCGCCGGCGTTGCGGTTGTGGCAGGCTGCCCGGCGCAACGGAAGCTTCCAGATCGTCGCGGGCCCACAATCCCCGCCCCGCCTTGCGTTCATCGGGGTGAGGGCGTGCGAGCTGCACGCGGCGGCCATCCAGGACCGCGTGTTCCTGGCAGGGCCGTATCAGGATCCCACCTACCGGGCCCGCCGGGAGCAGGCCTTCGTCCTGGCCGTTCAGTGTACGCACCCGGGGGGCACCTGTTTTTGCGCCTCGATGAACGCCGGGCCCGGGGCTTCGTCGGGATTCGACCTGGCCCTGACCGAACTGTTGACGCCCGAGGAGCACCTCTTCCTGATTGAGGTGGGCAGCGAGGCGGGCGCCGGCCTCCTGCGGGAGGTCCCCCATCGACCCCCCTCGGAGCCGGAAGCGGAGCAGGCCGCCCGGGCGGTGGCGGAGGCGGCCCGCCACATGGGGCGCTTCATGGAGACGGCCGGGCTTAAAGAGCTGCTCTACCGCAATCTGGAGCATCCCCGCTGGGATCAGGTGGCCAGCCGGTGCCTGAGCTGCGGCAACTGCACCATGGTCTGCCCCACCTGCTTTTGCTCGACCGTGGAAGACCTGACGGATCTGTCCGGCGAGCGAGCCGAACGCTGGCGCCGGTGGGACTCATGCTTCACCCTGGCTTTCTCGTACATCCACGGTGGCACCCTGCGCAGCTCGGCGCGTTCCCGCTACCGCCAGTGGATGACCCACAAGCTCGCAACGTGGGTCGACCAGTTCGGCACCTTCGGCTGCGTGGGTTGCGGACGCTGCATCACGTGGTGCCCGGTCGGCATCGACATCACGGAGGAGGTGCGAGCCATCCGGGAGGGCGAGGGGGAAGGCAACGATGGAGACGGAAAGCCTGGTTCGGCTGCTGAGGGAGCATCCGTTCCTGCAGGGTCTTTCTGAGGAACACCTCCAGACGCTGGCTTCGTGCGCGGCCAACGTCCGCTTTGAGGCAGGCCAGTGGGTGCTGCGAGAAGGCGAAGAAGCGCGGCGATTCTACCTGCTGCGGTCCGGGCGGATTGCCATCGAGGTGTACGTGCCCGGCCGCGGGCCCGTTCCCATGCAAACCATCGGGGAAGGGGAGGTGCTGGGCTGGTCGTGGCTGGTGTTGCCCTACCGGTGGCACTTCGATGCCCGGGCCATGCAGTTGACCCGCGCCATCTCCCTGGACGCCGAGTGCCTGCGGGCCCGTTCGGAGCAGGACCACGAACTGGGCTACGAACTGCTGAAGCGGTTCGTGCCCGTCATACTCCAGCGCCTTCAGGCCGCGCGCCTGCAGCTTCTGGACGTCTATCGGGCAAACGGGTAGGTGAAGGCCGATGGGTGTGACGCCGGTGGCTCCGGCCGTGACCGAATCCGAAGCAGCTTCTGCCGGGCCGTTGCTGATGGTGCCCATCCTCTTTCACGTGGAGCAGGTTCGGCGGGAGACGGCCGATACGCTCACCCTGACCCTCAAACCCGCCGAGGGCGGGACAACCCTTCGCTTTACGCCGGGCCAGTTCAACATGCTCTACCGGCTCGGCCTGGGGGAGGTGCCCATCTCCATCAGCGGCGATCCGTCCAGGCCGGACAGATTGGTTCACACCCTGCGGGCGGTGGGAACGGTCACGAAAGGCCTGGCCTCCCTGCGGCCCGGCGAGGCGGTGGGCGTGCGGGGGCCTTTTGGCGCCGGGTGGCCCATGGAAGCAGCCCGAGGCAAAGACGTGGTCGTCGTGGCCGGCGGTATCGGGCTGGCGCCTCTTCGCCCCGCCATCTACCACCTGCTAGCGCGCCGGCACGATTACGGGCGGGTCGTGCTGCTGTACGGGGCCCGCACCCCGGGCGATCTTCTTTACCGGCGGGAGCTGGAGCGCTGGCGGGGGCGCTTTGACGTGGACGTGCTGGTCACCGTGGACCGGGGCGATGCCGGCTGGCGGGGGCACGTGGGCGTGGTAACGACCCTTTTCACTCGGGCCTTTTTCGACGCCGACGACTGCGTGGCCATGGTCTGCGGTCCCGAGGTGATGATGCGCTTTACGGTGGCCGAACTCAAGGCGCGGGGTATACCCGACGACCGCATCTACCTTTCCATGGAACGCAACATGAAATGCGCCCTGGGCTTTTGCGGCCATTGCCAGTTCGGCCCCGTGTTCGTATGCAAGGACGGGCCGGTGTTCCGGTACGACCGCATCAAAGCGTTTTTCGGAAAGCGGGAGATCTGAGAAGTGGCGCCCAAAGGCAAGCCCAGGTTAGCGGTGTGGAAGTTCGCCTCCTGTGACGGATGCCAGTTGAGCCTGCTTGACCTGGAGGACGAGCTTTTGGCGGTGGCGGGCG is drawn from Bacillota bacterium and contains these coding sequences:
- a CDS encoding 4Fe-4S dicluster domain-containing protein codes for the protein MSRPQSGTGPLRSGNKVVIGLDGLQRVFELLLDRGYRLVGPTVRDGAIIYDEITRVEELPAGWTDEQGPGTYRLKRRPDRALFGYAVGPHSWKKWLYPPALRLWQAARRNGSFQIVAGPQSPPRLAFIGVRACELHAAAIQDRVFLAGPYQDPTYRARREQAFVLAVQCTHPGGTCFCASMNAGPGASSGFDLALTELLTPEEHLFLIEVGSEAGAGLLREVPHRPPSEPEAEQAARAVAEAARHMGRFMETAGLKELLYRNLEHPRWDQVASRCLSCGNCTMVCPTCFCSTVEDLTDLSGERAERWRRWDSCFTLAFSYIHGGTLRSSARSRYRQWMTHKLATWVDQFGTFGCVGCGRCITWCPVGIDITEEVRAIREGEGEGNDGDGKPGSAAEGASVPAGSF
- a CDS encoding cyclic nucleotide-binding domain-containing protein, encoding METESLVRLLREHPFLQGLSEEHLQTLASCAANVRFEAGQWVLREGEEARRFYLLRSGRIAIEVYVPGRGPVPMQTIGEGEVLGWSWLVLPYRWHFDARAMQLTRAISLDAECLRARSEQDHELGYELLKRFVPVILQRLQAARLQLLDVYRANG
- a CDS encoding FAD/NAD(P)-binding protein, yielding MVPILFHVEQVRRETADTLTLTLKPAEGGTTLRFTPGQFNMLYRLGLGEVPISISGDPSRPDRLVHTLRAVGTVTKGLASLRPGEAVGVRGPFGAGWPMEAARGKDVVVVAGGIGLAPLRPAIYHLLARRHDYGRVVLLYGARTPGDLLYRRELERWRGRFDVDVLVTVDRGDAGWRGHVGVVTTLFTRAFFDADDCVAMVCGPEVMMRFTVAELKARGIPDDRIYLSMERNMKCALGFCGHCQFGPVFVCKDGPVFRYDRIKAFFGKREI